From Bombyx mori chromosome 10, ASM3026992v2, a single genomic window includes:
- the LOC101737649 gene encoding DNA-directed RNA polymerase II subunit RPB11 isoform X2, protein MNAPPTFESFLLYDGEKKVQKEEDTKVTNAAIFTVNKEDHTLGNMIRHQLLKDPKVLFAGYKIPHPLEHKFVLRIQTTSDYTPQEAFMNAITDLTSELSLFEERFKEAIKEKKEGLD, encoded by the exons ATGAATGCACCGCCGACATTCGAATCGTTCTTGTTGTATGACGGTGAAAAAAA GGttcaaaaagaagaagatacaaAAGTTACAAATGCAGCAATATTTACAGTTAACAAAGAGGACCACACACTTGGTAACATGATCAGACA tCAACTGCTGAAGGACCCAAAAGTCCTCTTTGCCGGTTACAAGATACCGCATCCATTGGAACATAAATTTGTACTCAGAATTCAAACAACATCAGACTATACACCACAGGAAGCGTTCATGAATGCCATTACAGACTTAACATCTGAACTCTCATtatttgaagaaagatttaaa GAAGCTATAAAGGAGAAAAAGGAAGGCttagattaa
- the LOC101737649 gene encoding DNA-directed RNA polymerase II subunit RPB11 isoform X1, which translates to MNAPPTFESFLLYDGEKKVQKEEDTKVTNAAIFTVNKEDHTLGNMIRHQLLKDPKVLFAGYKIPHPLEHKFVLRIQTTSDYTPQEAFMNAITDLTSELSLFEERFKVSCWHDLHSMIFFCCCLDG; encoded by the exons ATGAATGCACCGCCGACATTCGAATCGTTCTTGTTGTATGACGGTGAAAAAAA GGttcaaaaagaagaagatacaaAAGTTACAAATGCAGCAATATTTACAGTTAACAAAGAGGACCACACACTTGGTAACATGATCAGACA tCAACTGCTGAAGGACCCAAAAGTCCTCTTTGCCGGTTACAAGATACCGCATCCATTGGAACATAAATTTGTACTCAGAATTCAAACAACATCAGACTATACACCACAGGAAGCGTTCATGAATGCCATTACAGACTTAACATCTGAACTCTCATtatttgaagaaagatttaaaGTAAGTTGTTGGCACGATCTGCattctatgatttttttttgttgttgcttagatgggtag